A genomic segment from Rubrobacter tropicus encodes:
- a CDS encoding universal stress protein, protein MTETGYFPAKILLATDGSEDASAATRAAVDLAKRSGSELHVVHAFEFIPPREYMSVALRLRTAQGASARGQELLDEQVERIERYGVKVAGAQVRAGSPVDQILSAAEEIGAGLVVIGRRGLGGVRRLLMGSVSEGVIHNARCPVLVLRGEEGAWPPSYVIMADDSSADSRSAARLAATMGGLLGVEGMLVQIYPRLLKTSRDAGPLQASMVDHALLGAEAELNVLADELERLLGRRPGVKLVPDEGADGIDGIALTLMDEAQEAGGTALISVGSRGVGGIQRARVGSVSTKVVRAADGPVLIYPQTPERPTIQEEAALEESSFWSKLFDDRYRSGRQERVISYIAHRLGDGANLKEVTQEEYVRRLASSTEVDEILRNPKLVEAARRKMQEGFEEAGKDLGSV, encoded by the coding sequence ATGACGGAGACGGGCTACTTCCCGGCAAAGATACTGCTCGCGACCGACGGTTCGGAGGACGCCTCCGCGGCGACCCGGGCGGCGGTGGATCTGGCGAAGAGGAGCGGCTCGGAGCTGCACGTGGTTCACGCCTTCGAGTTCATCCCGCCCCGCGAGTACATGAGCGTCGCGCTCAGGCTCCGTACGGCCCAGGGGGCTTCGGCCAGAGGACAGGAGCTTCTGGACGAGCAGGTCGAGCGGATCGAGAGGTATGGAGTGAAGGTTGCGGGCGCGCAGGTGAGGGCGGGGTCGCCGGTCGACCAGATCCTCTCCGCGGCCGAGGAGATCGGGGCCGGGCTCGTGGTTATCGGCCGCAGGGGCCTCGGCGGCGTCAGGCGCCTCCTGATGGGCAGCGTCTCGGAAGGCGTTATACACAACGCCCGCTGTCCCGTCCTGGTGCTCCGCGGCGAGGAAGGCGCCTGGCCGCCCTCGTACGTGATCATGGCCGACGACTCATCCGCGGATTCGAGGAGCGCCGCGAGGCTTGCGGCGACCATGGGCGGCCTTCTCGGGGTCGAGGGCATGCTCGTGCAGATCTACCCGAGGCTGCTGAAGACCTCGCGGGACGCCGGACCCCTTCAGGCCAGCATGGTAGATCACGCCCTGCTGGGGGCCGAGGCGGAGTTGAACGTCCTCGCGGACGAGCTGGAGCGCCTCCTGGGGCGCCGCCCCGGGGTGAAGCTCGTCCCGGACGAGGGTGCCGACGGGATCGATGGCATAGCTCTAACCCTCATGGACGAGGCCCAGGAGGCCGGCGGAACGGCTCTTATCTCCGTCGGCAGCCGGGGCGTGGGCGGGATCCAACGCGCGCGGGTAGGGAGCGTCTCGACCAAGGTGGTCCGGGCGGCGGACGGGCCCGTCCTGATCTACCCCCAAACCCCTGAACGTCCGACCATCCAGGAAGAGGCCGCCCTGGAGGAGTCGTCTTTCTGGTCCAAGCTGTTCGACGACCGGTACCGCTCCGGCAGGCAGGAGAGGGTCATCTCCTACATCGCCCACCGCCTCGGCGACGGCGCGAACCTCAAGGAGGTGACGCAGGAGGAGTACGTCCGGCGCCTCGCCTCGTCGACCGAGGTGGACGAGATCCTCAGAAACCCCAAACTCGTGGAGGCCGCCCGCCGGAAGATGCAGGAGGGCTTTGAGGAGGCGGGCAAGGACCTCGGCTCCGTCTAA
- the mutS gene encoding DNA mismatch repair protein MutS, with translation MLDRYAELKAQLPRGTILFYQVGTFFETFEEDAKKISQALSIRLTSREAAGYAGGRVPLAGVPGHSLQEHLATLLRKGHSVAVAEQRQHPTKPKQFTREVTRILTPGTVIEDNVLSAGQANYLAAFVVKDGSAGIAVVEASTGEFTGTEVPEEQLAAELERWSPRELVVPERTAAENLPRVRATVSSVPRWTFEPSAGEQALKRHFRVSGLKGFGLEGKPALVGAAGALVQYLASLRGAAPEQVVTFRPYDPGTGMVLDAATRRNLGLDELIGTVDRTKTPMGERALRRWLERPLLEVGRIRQRLEAVDTLVPDYMLREEVREHLGGIPDVERIATRIVRLSASPNDLLSLRGALEAIGPLKETLAPAAESSSLIDRVLGAMEEPPGVRELIAAAISEESGEIIRAGYSAELDEAREFSDGAHEWLTRFEAEERLKTGLKGLKVGYRDGEGYFIEVAGKDASSVPERYQHRKALKHNARYVTVELKEHESRMLTARDEVERLERGILGEIRAAVKEAAPELQKVARAVAVVDVISSFAAAATELRYCRPEVTERRGIRVAGGRHPVVEHNTGTPFVPNDSEVDGDSRLQIITGPNMAGKSVYLRQVALVALLAQTGSYVPAEEASLGVVDRIFTRVGAEDRLASGESTFMVEMTEAASILNGATERSLVILDEVGRGTSTYDGMSLAWAMAEYLHDDVQSLTLFATHYHELTRLEGLLPGCRNYKASVEDVGGEIVFLHRIEAGAESSSYGVHVARLAGLPRQVTDRADEILTRLEAEGVKDFAG, from the coding sequence ATGCTGGATCGTTACGCAGAGTTGAAAGCGCAGTTGCCGCGAGGCACCATCCTCTTCTACCAGGTCGGGACCTTCTTCGAGACCTTCGAGGAGGATGCAAAGAAGATCTCGCAGGCCCTCTCCATCCGCCTGACGAGCCGCGAGGCCGCGGGCTACGCCGGCGGGCGCGTCCCTCTGGCCGGGGTGCCCGGACACTCTTTGCAAGAGCACCTGGCGACGCTGCTCAGGAAGGGCCACTCCGTCGCCGTCGCCGAGCAGCGCCAGCACCCGACGAAGCCCAAGCAGTTCACCCGCGAGGTCACCCGCATCCTCACGCCCGGCACGGTCATAGAGGACAACGTCCTCTCGGCCGGGCAGGCGAACTACCTGGCGGCCTTCGTGGTCAAGGACGGTTCGGCCGGTATCGCGGTCGTCGAGGCGTCCACCGGCGAATTTACCGGCACCGAAGTGCCGGAAGAACAGTTGGCCGCGGAACTCGAGCGGTGGTCGCCGCGGGAGCTGGTCGTACCGGAGCGGACCGCCGCGGAGAACCTGCCGAGGGTTCGGGCCACCGTCAGCTCCGTGCCCCGCTGGACGTTCGAGCCGTCGGCGGGGGAGCAGGCGCTCAAGAGGCATTTTCGGGTGTCCGGGCTCAAGGGGTTCGGGCTGGAAGGCAAGCCGGCGCTCGTCGGGGCCGCGGGGGCCCTGGTCCAGTACCTCGCGTCCCTCCGCGGCGCCGCCCCCGAGCAGGTGGTCACCTTCCGTCCCTACGATCCCGGCACGGGGATGGTGCTGGACGCCGCGACCAGGCGAAACCTCGGCCTCGACGAACTTATCGGGACCGTAGACCGCACGAAGACGCCGATGGGCGAGAGGGCGCTGAGGCGCTGGCTGGAGCGCCCTTTGCTCGAGGTCGGACGCATCCGCCAGCGGCTCGAAGCCGTGGACACGCTCGTGCCCGACTACATGCTTCGCGAGGAGGTGCGGGAGCACCTCGGCGGCATCCCCGACGTGGAGCGGATAGCCACCAGGATAGTCCGACTCTCCGCCTCGCCGAACGACCTGCTCTCGCTGCGCGGGGCGCTCGAAGCCATCGGACCGTTGAAGGAGACGCTCGCTCCCGCGGCTGAAAGTAGTTCCCTTATAGACCGGGTGCTCGGGGCGATGGAGGAGCCGCCCGGGGTGAGGGAGCTCATAGCGGCGGCGATCTCCGAGGAGTCCGGTGAGATCATACGCGCCGGCTACTCGGCCGAACTCGACGAGGCCCGCGAGTTCAGCGACGGCGCCCACGAGTGGCTCACCCGCTTCGAGGCCGAGGAGCGCCTCAAGACCGGCCTCAAGGGCCTCAAGGTCGGATACCGGGACGGCGAGGGGTACTTTATAGAGGTGGCGGGCAAGGACGCCTCCTCCGTGCCAGAGCGCTACCAGCACCGCAAGGCGCTCAAGCACAACGCCCGCTACGTCACGGTAGAGCTCAAAGAGCACGAGTCGAGGATGCTGACCGCGCGCGACGAGGTCGAGCGGCTGGAGCGGGGGATACTCGGTGAGATCCGGGCCGCCGTAAAGGAGGCCGCCCCCGAGCTCCAGAAGGTCGCCCGCGCCGTCGCCGTCGTCGACGTCATCTCTTCCTTCGCCGCCGCCGCGACGGAGCTTCGCTACTGCCGGCCCGAGGTAACGGAGCGGCGGGGCATCCGCGTCGCGGGCGGCCGTCACCCGGTGGTCGAGCACAACACCGGGACGCCCTTCGTGCCGAACGATTCCGAGGTGGACGGCGACTCCAGGTTGCAGATCATCACAGGCCCTAACATGGCCGGCAAGTCCGTCTACCTGCGCCAGGTCGCCCTCGTTGCCCTCCTCGCCCAGACCGGCTCCTACGTCCCCGCCGAGGAGGCATCTTTGGGCGTCGTCGACCGCATCTTCACCCGCGTCGGGGCGGAGGACCGGCTGGCCAGTGGCGAATCCACCTTCATGGTCGAGATGACCGAGGCCGCGAGCATCCTGAACGGGGCCACGGAGCGCTCGCTCGTAATACTGGACGAGGTAGGGCGGGGCACGTCCACCTACGATGGGATGAGCCTCGCGTGGGCGATGGCCGAGTACCTGCACGACGACGTCCAGTCCCTCACCCTCTTCGCCACCCACTACCACGAGCTGACGCGCCTCGAAGGGCTGCTCCCCGGCTGCCGCAACTACAAGGCCAGCGTCGAGGACGTCGGTGGGGAGATAGTCTTCCTGCACAGGATAGAGGCGGGCGCCGAGTCCTCCTCCTACGGCGTCCACGTCGCCAGGCTCGCGGGACTTCCGCGACAGGTCACTGACCGGGCCGATGAGATCCTGACGCGCCTCGAAGCCGAGGGCGTCAAGGACTTTGCCGGGTGA
- a CDS encoding carotenoid biosynthesis protein: MDDVDPKLSRLLLAGSVLGAALNLASSVRTRGPRRAAGLFALGVGLPAVGELLATGPLGLLRHRTRPRVANVPVAVLLGWYCATNGSLAVAEKALDALHLEDATRERLLPPGAALVGTSLDLVLDPAGLDAGLWEWSGDGSYAAEVAGANGRNGVPLVNYAGWLLLVGGVASAHNRTFAESRPVGRLPALLLLPPYLAAVAWAVRRGKVRYVLYSALFPVALAAGGETRR, encoded by the coding sequence ATGGACGACGTTGACCCGAAGCTTTCCAGGCTCCTGCTCGCCGGCTCGGTTCTCGGCGCGGCCCTGAACCTGGCCTCTTCGGTGCGGACGCGAGGACCGCGCCGCGCCGCAGGCCTCTTCGCCCTCGGCGTCGGCCTGCCGGCGGTCGGCGAGCTCTTGGCGACGGGACCGCTTGGCCTCCTGCGCCACCGCACGCGACCGCGGGTGGCGAATGTCCCGGTCGCCGTTCTTCTCGGCTGGTACTGCGCCACAAACGGCTCCCTCGCCGTCGCGGAGAAAGCCCTCGACGCCCTTCACCTTGAGGATGCCACCAGAGAGAGGCTCCTGCCGCCCGGCGCGGCGCTCGTCGGGACGAGCCTCGACCTCGTGCTCGACCCCGCCGGGCTCGACGCCGGCCTGTGGGAGTGGAGCGGCGATGGATCTTACGCCGCCGAGGTGGCCGGCGCCAACGGGCGAAACGGGGTGCCGCTCGTCAACTACGCGGGCTGGCTACTGCTCGTCGGGGGCGTCGCTTCGGCCCACAACCGGACCTTCGCGGAGAGCCGACCGGTGGGCCGGCTCCCGGCGTTGCTCCTGTTGCCCCCCTACCTGGCGGCCGTGGCCTGGGCGGTAAGGCGCGGGAAGGTCCGGTACGTTCTGTATTCCGCCCTGTTCCCCGTCGCGCTGGCGGCCGGCGGGGAGACCCGGCGTTAG